One genomic segment of Sminthopsis crassicaudata isolate SCR6 chromosome 4, ASM4859323v1, whole genome shotgun sequence includes these proteins:
- the COX20 gene encoding cytochrome c oxidase assembly protein COX20, mitochondrial — protein MATETEAGEPGKGKPFKLLGILDVQNVPCARQSILYGSLGSVIAAFGHFLFTSRVRRSCDVAVGVFILGTLGCWFPCRYNYAKQRIQQRVVQEGIKNKILFESTHLDPERKQIISKSNNS, from the exons ATGGCAACTGAGACTGAGGCCGGGGAACCCGGGAAGGGGAAG CCTTTTAAGCTCCTAGGAATTTTGGATGTTCAGAATGTACCCTGTGCAAGACAATCTATACTCTATGGCTCATTAGGATCTGTCATAGCTGCCTTTGGACATTTTCTATTTACTA GTAGAGTTAGAAGATCTTGTGACGTTGCAGTAGGAGTATTTATTTTGGGAACTTTAGGATGCTG GTTTCCTTGTAGATATAATTATGCAAAGCAAAGAATCCAGCAAAGAGTTGttcaagaaggaataaaaaacaagATTCTGTTTGAAAGTACCCACCTTGAtcctgaaagaaaacaaatcatctcCAAAAGCAACAATTCTTAA